The Brenneria rubrifaciens genome has a window encoding:
- the leuD gene encoding 3-isopropylmalate dehydratase small subunit codes for MAKFTQHTGLVVPLDAANVDTDAIIPKQFLQKVTRTGFGQHLFNDWRFLDEAGQEPNPDFVLNKPRYTGASILLARENFGCGSSREHAPWALTDYGFKVVIAPSFADIFYGNALNNQLLPVTLSEADVDQLFKLVDGQEGITFTVDLENQVVQCGGKRYPFEIDSFRRHCMLNGLDSIGLTLQHEASISEYEKNQPSFLH; via the coding sequence ATGGCTAAATTTACCCAACATACCGGTCTGGTGGTTCCCCTTGATGCCGCCAACGTCGATACCGACGCCATTATTCCTAAACAGTTTCTGCAAAAGGTCACCCGTACCGGTTTTGGCCAGCATCTGTTTAACGACTGGCGTTTTCTGGATGAAGCCGGTCAGGAACCCAATCCTGACTTCGTGCTGAACAAACCACGCTATACAGGCGCCAGCATTTTGCTGGCCCGTGAAAACTTTGGCTGTGGTTCGTCGCGTGAACACGCGCCGTGGGCGTTAACTGATTACGGCTTCAAGGTCGTCATCGCGCCAAGCTTCGCCGATATTTTTTACGGTAACGCGCTCAACAACCAACTGCTGCCCGTGACGCTGAGCGAAGCTGACGTGGATCAATTGTTTAAACTGGTAGACGGACAGGAAGGCATTACCTTTACCGTCGATCTGGAGAATCAGGTTGTGCAGTGTGGGGGCAAGCGCTATCCATTTGAAATCGATAGTTTCCGTCGCCACTGCATGCTCAACGGGCTGGACAGTATCGGTCTGACGCTGCAACACGAAGCGTCCATCTCAGAATACGAGAAAAATCAGCCGTCATTCCTGCATTGA
- a CDS encoding MFS transporter translates to MRYLHFFESGKPTSSTRINYWPLALCAGLLGIGQNGLLVALPVLVSETKLSLSVWAGLLTLGSILFLPASPWWGRRIDRYGCKPVVVASLGGYLLSFILLALACLGMSQGGLSSSLGLCGLIAARIVYGLTVSGMVPACQVWAQQRAGPDHRMRALAAISSGLSCGRLFGPLCASAVLVLHPLAPLWLMALAPLLALLIIWRERGEPPQISAARLPVRLRTNMLLYLFCALCLAAVVSLMQLGLSPALKIRQYASGQALSHQVALLLSLAAITALLAQFMVLRRQLFTPYVLLILSGGIMTLGLVLMVWGGVTLFYLGCGITSFGAALATPSYQMLLSDRLQAGAGAGWIATSHTLGYGLSACLVPLVTMWWGEAALIVCALAMALLFCIMSGGIWRQRPR, encoded by the coding sequence GTGCGATATTTACACTTTTTCGAATCGGGGAAACCCACATCATCCACCAGGATAAATTATTGGCCGCTGGCGCTATGCGCCGGACTGTTGGGTATCGGCCAGAATGGGCTGCTGGTGGCGTTACCTGTATTGGTAAGTGAAACTAAACTGTCACTGTCAGTTTGGGCGGGTTTATTGACGTTGGGCTCAATTCTTTTTCTTCCCGCCTCGCCGTGGTGGGGACGACGAATCGATCGATACGGTTGCAAACCGGTGGTGGTGGCGTCGTTGGGCGGGTATTTATTGAGTTTTATTCTCTTGGCGCTGGCCTGCTTGGGGATGAGTCAGGGAGGGTTGTCCTCGTCGCTGGGTTTGTGCGGATTGATTGCGGCGCGAATTGTTTACGGGCTGACGGTTTCTGGTATGGTGCCTGCCTGTCAGGTATGGGCCCAGCAGCGGGCGGGGCCGGACCATCGCATGAGGGCGCTGGCCGCGATCAGTTCCGGCTTAAGCTGCGGACGTCTGTTCGGCCCGCTGTGCGCGTCGGCGGTGCTGGTGTTGCATCCGCTGGCGCCGCTGTGGTTGATGGCGCTGGCGCCTTTGCTGGCGTTGCTGATTATCTGGCGTGAGCGGGGCGAACCGCCTCAGATATCGGCCGCCCGTTTACCGGTGCGGCTGCGTACCAATATGTTGCTCTATTTGTTCTGCGCGCTATGTCTGGCCGCCGTCGTCAGCCTGATGCAGCTTGGGTTATCGCCTGCGCTAAAAATTCGGCAGTACGCCAGCGGCCAAGCGCTCAGCCATCAGGTGGCGCTGCTGCTGAGCCTGGCGGCCATTACCGCGCTACTGGCACAGTTTATGGTGTTAAGGCGGCAGCTTTTTACACCCTATGTGCTGTTGATCCTGTCGGGCGGCATCATGACGTTGGGGTTGGTATTGATGGTATGGGGAGGCGTGACCCTGTTTTATCTTGGCTGCGGGATTACCTCGTTCGGCGCGGCGCTCGCTACCCCATCCTATCAAATGCTGCTGAGCGATCGGCTCCAGGCCGGGGCCGGGGCCGGGTGGATCGCTACCAGCCATACGCTGGGTTATGGCCTGAGCGCCTGTCTTGTTCCGCTGGTGACGATGTGGTGGGGAGAGGCCGCGCTCATCGTGTGCGCGCTGGCGATGGCGTTGCTCTTTTGCATAATGAGCGGGGGCATTTGGCGCCAACGGCCGCGTTAG
- a CDS encoding IucA/IucC family protein yields the protein MNMQILNQVYDVAAQCFINSLIRETKDWYVEQAPHAHDPAALIIPLSPSRTLRLPLIYFSATQHHRYRFPAQLVSDGSVRDIDFPTLVSTLLEKPDIVGHLPDNVLSSFRQRVLESHRHTHQAIAQRLDWPALRRKPLTFAQAEQGLLVGHAFHPAPKSHEPFNQTQAQRYLPDFAAHFPLRWFAVAKEQIGGESLGISLQQRLMRFAVENAPELIGHFTDEVWLLPMHPWQADYLLQQRGCQQLMRNGLLRDMGEAGEHWLPTTSSRSLYCPTSRDMIKFSLSVRLTNSIRTLSIKELKRGMRLARLGQTSRWQTLQARYPTFRVMQEDGWAGLRNLDGEIENESLFALRNNLLFGDAGSQTNVLVTLTQAAPDGGDSLLVAAVRRLAVRLSMPPARAAQVWLSAYCQHVLAPLFGAEADYGLVLLAHQQNILVEMKHDLPIGMLYRDCQGSGFTQQAQAWLAEIGEGEAENRFTTQQLLRYFPYYLLVNSTLAVTAALAAAGFGNEQQLMTQVRSALAELRATALTTDCLDYVLDNPVWNCKGNFFCYLHDHNENTIVDPAVIYFDFPNPLLTQETI from the coding sequence ATGAATATGCAGATATTAAATCAGGTATATGATGTGGCCGCTCAATGTTTTATTAATTCATTGATAAGAGAAACTAAGGATTGGTATGTGGAACAAGCCCCTCATGCCCATGATCCAGCGGCATTAATTATCCCACTGTCGCCATCCCGGACGCTCAGATTACCGCTCATCTATTTTTCTGCCACCCAGCATCACCGCTACCGGTTTCCGGCTCAACTCGTGTCTGACGGCAGTGTGCGGGATATTGATTTCCCCACGCTGGTTTCCACGCTGCTGGAGAAACCGGATATTGTCGGTCATCTGCCCGATAATGTGCTGTCCAGCTTCCGTCAGCGGGTACTGGAAAGCCATCGGCACACGCATCAAGCCATCGCGCAGCGACTCGACTGGCCGGCGTTGCGCCGCAAACCGCTCACCTTCGCCCAGGCGGAGCAAGGTCTGCTGGTCGGCCATGCGTTTCACCCGGCGCCGAAATCTCACGAACCTTTCAACCAGACTCAGGCTCAGCGCTATTTACCGGATTTCGCCGCCCATTTCCCGCTACGCTGGTTCGCCGTAGCCAAAGAGCAGATTGGCGGAGAGAGTCTCGGTATCAGCCTACAGCAGCGTCTGATGCGGTTCGCGGTGGAGAACGCGCCAGAGCTGATAGGCCATTTCACCGACGAGGTCTGGCTGCTGCCGATGCACCCGTGGCAGGCGGATTACCTCCTGCAACAGCGCGGATGTCAGCAGTTGATGCGGAACGGGTTGCTGCGTGACATGGGCGAGGCCGGAGAGCACTGGCTTCCGACCACTTCGTCGCGCTCGCTCTACTGCCCCACCAGCCGCGATATGATCAAGTTCTCCCTCAGCGTACGGCTGACCAACTCGATTCGCACGCTCTCCATCAAAGAGCTCAAACGGGGCATGCGGCTGGCCCGTTTGGGGCAAACGTCGCGCTGGCAGACCTTGCAGGCCCGCTATCCCACGTTCCGCGTGATGCAGGAAGATGGCTGGGCCGGGCTGCGGAATCTTGACGGCGAGATAGAAAACGAAAGCCTGTTCGCCCTGCGCAACAATCTGCTGTTTGGCGATGCGGGAAGTCAGACCAACGTGCTGGTCACGCTGACGCAGGCCGCCCCGGACGGTGGTGATAGCCTGCTGGTCGCCGCCGTCCGGCGGCTGGCTGTGCGGTTGTCCATGCCTCCGGCCCGCGCCGCACAGGTATGGCTGAGCGCCTACTGTCAGCATGTGCTGGCGCCGTTGTTCGGCGCTGAGGCGGATTATGGTCTGGTGCTGCTGGCGCACCAGCAAAATATTCTGGTGGAAATGAAGCACGACCTGCCGATCGGCATGCTGTATCGCGATTGTCAGGGCAGCGGCTTTACGCAACAGGCTCAGGCGTGGCTGGCGGAAATCGGTGAAGGCGAAGCGGAGAATCGCTTTACCACGCAACAACTGCTGCGCTATTTCCCCTACTACCTGCTGGTGAATTCGACGCTGGCGGTCACCGCCGCCTTAGCCGCCGCCGGCTTCGGCAACGAACAGCAACTGATGACGCAGGTACGCTCGGCCCTTGCCGAACTGCGCGCCACGGCCCTGACCACCGATTGTCTGGATTATGTGCTGGATAATCCGGTTTGGAACTGTAAGGGCAACTTTTTCTGCTATCTGCACGATCACAACGAAAACACCATCGTCGATCCCGCCGTGATCTATTTCGATTTTCCCAACCCTTTGTTAACTCAGGAAACGATATGA
- a CDS encoding GNAT family N-acetyltransferase, translating to MPQANIVHAINGMYCEMQARPLLLSWGLDNSAQLHYPGAMPSGWLTEALDQLFIALPTLSGVTLPWQEWRDAPDALALFEQIQCDFLARETFWQLPLWLRGTRALPTPAPALQYDAARALCYPLRPARPQGEVYCRYDPRVRQTLSFRLPDADRDTPLFTRWMNDDRVAFFWEQRGPETLQYDYLTSKLEDAHLYPLIGCYDDRLFGYFEVYWAAEDRIGRHYRWQPFDRGLHMLVGEQNWRGAMFVRSWLRGLTHYLYLDAPQTGRIVAEPRADNQRLFRHLPEAGYRTVKEFDFPHKRSRLILNQRHAFFTEVGL from the coding sequence ATGCCACAGGCCAACATCGTCCACGCAATCAATGGAATGTACTGCGAGATGCAGGCGCGCCCCCTGTTGCTGAGCTGGGGGCTGGATAACAGCGCGCAACTGCATTACCCCGGCGCAATGCCGTCCGGCTGGCTGACAGAGGCGCTGGACCAGTTGTTCATTGCGCTGCCCACGTTGTCCGGCGTGACGCTCCCCTGGCAGGAATGGCGCGACGCGCCGGACGCGCTGGCGCTGTTTGAACAGATCCAATGCGATTTTCTGGCGCGGGAAACATTCTGGCAACTCCCGCTGTGGCTGCGCGGTACGCGCGCCTTGCCGACGCCGGCGCCAGCCCTGCAATATGACGCCGCGCGCGCGCTTTGCTATCCGCTGCGCCCGGCGCGGCCGCAGGGCGAAGTTTACTGTCGTTATGACCCGCGCGTCAGGCAGACGCTGAGCTTCCGCCTGCCTGACGCCGATCGCGACACGCCGCTGTTTACCCGCTGGATGAACGACGATCGCGTTGCGTTCTTCTGGGAACAGCGCGGCCCGGAAACCCTGCAATATGATTACCTGACCAGCAAACTTGAAGACGCTCATCTGTACCCGCTCATCGGTTGTTATGACGATCGGCTCTTCGGCTATTTTGAAGTTTACTGGGCAGCCGAAGATCGCATTGGCCGCCACTACCGCTGGCAACCGTTCGATCGTGGTCTGCACATGCTGGTCGGTGAGCAGAACTGGCGCGGCGCAATGTTCGTTCGCAGTTGGCTGCGCGGGCTAACGCACTACCTTTACCTGGATGCCCCGCAAACCGGGCGGATAGTGGCCGAACCGCGCGCGGATAATCAGCGGTTGTTCCGCCACCTGCCGGAAGCAGGCTACCGCACCGTCAAAGAATTCGATTTTCCGCACAAACGTTCGCGTCTGATCTTGAACCAGCGCCACGCCTTTTTCACGGAGGTGGGACTGTGA
- the iucC gene encoding IucA/IucC family protein: MDHREDWQRVNRLLVAKMLAELEYERTLLARPEGEGQWRISLPESDWCFAARRGIWGWLWIDADSVRCEQSSIAADLLLRQLAPLIGMNDAQIAEHLEDLYATLRGDLQLLHRRRGMRAQDLIALDADTLQCLLSGHPKFIFNKGRRGWGLDDLRRYAPEYRQTFRLHWLAVRRERTVWSHDDEVSVDTLLQSAMDEAEYQRFQQHWQTLGLTEAWLPMPVHPWQWQQKIALNFLPQLAQQEIVSLGEFGDRYLAQQSLRTLTNASRRSPLDIKLPLTIYNTSCYRGIPGKYIAAGPLASRWLQQIVASDSTLNASGAVILGEPAAGYLAHSGYQALEQAPYRYQEMLGIIWRENPSRYLRPGEQAILMATLMECDEQGQPLIGAYIAQSGLDAGTWLRQLFRVTVVPLYHLLCCYGVSLIAHGQNITLAMKDGRPQRVLLKDFQGDMRLVEDDFPEKRSLPDAVSDVTVRLSADYLIHDLQTGHFVTVLRFISPLTERLGVSETRFYQLLAGELRAYMTDHPHLAERFALFDLFKPEIIRVVLNPVKLTFCEHDGGSRMLPNYLQDLLNPLWLVTQESVQ, encoded by the coding sequence ATGGATCACCGCGAAGACTGGCAGCGGGTTAACCGGCTGCTGGTCGCTAAAATGCTGGCGGAGCTGGAGTACGAGCGTACGCTGCTGGCTCGGCCCGAAGGCGAAGGCCAGTGGCGGATTTCGCTGCCGGAAAGCGACTGGTGCTTTGCCGCCCGCCGCGGGATTTGGGGCTGGCTGTGGATCGACGCGGACAGCGTGCGCTGCGAGCAGTCTTCCATCGCGGCGGACCTGCTGCTCAGACAACTCGCCCCGCTGATCGGGATGAATGACGCGCAGATAGCGGAGCACCTGGAAGATCTGTACGCCACGCTGCGTGGCGACCTGCAACTGCTGCACCGCCGTCGGGGCATGCGGGCGCAGGATCTGATCGCGTTGGACGCCGATACGCTACAGTGCCTGCTGTCCGGCCACCCTAAATTCATCTTCAACAAAGGGCGTCGCGGCTGGGGACTGGACGACCTGCGCCGCTACGCCCCGGAATATCGGCAAACGTTCCGCCTGCACTGGCTGGCGGTGCGGCGTGAACGCACGGTGTGGAGCCACGACGACGAGGTGTCGGTGGATACTTTACTGCAAAGCGCTATGGATGAGGCTGAATATCAGCGCTTCCAACAGCACTGGCAGACGCTGGGCCTGACGGAAGCGTGGTTGCCGATGCCGGTACATCCCTGGCAGTGGCAGCAGAAAATCGCCCTGAACTTTCTGCCTCAACTGGCGCAACAGGAGATCGTGTCGCTGGGAGAATTCGGCGATCGCTATCTGGCGCAACAATCGCTGCGCACGCTGACCAACGCCAGCCGGCGCAGCCCGTTGGATATCAAACTACCGTTAACCATTTACAACACCTCGTGTTATCGCGGCATTCCCGGCAAGTACATAGCCGCAGGTCCGCTCGCCTCGCGCTGGCTACAGCAGATCGTCGCCAGCGATTCGACGCTCAACGCCAGCGGCGCCGTTATCCTCGGCGAACCGGCGGCGGGCTATCTGGCGCATTCAGGCTATCAGGCGCTCGAGCAGGCGCCCTATCGGTATCAGGAAATGCTGGGGATCATCTGGCGGGAAAACCCCTCCCGCTATCTGCGTCCCGGCGAGCAGGCGATCCTCATGGCGACACTGATGGAGTGTGACGAACAGGGACAGCCGCTGATCGGCGCCTACATCGCCCAGTCAGGACTCGACGCCGGGACGTGGCTGCGGCAGTTGTTCCGCGTCACGGTGGTGCCGCTTTACCACCTGCTGTGCTGCTATGGCGTATCACTTATCGCCCACGGTCAGAACATTACGCTGGCCATGAAAGATGGTCGCCCGCAGCGGGTGCTGCTGAAAGATTTCCAGGGCGATATGCGGCTGGTGGAAGACGATTTCCCCGAGAAGCGCTCCCTGCCTGACGCGGTCAGCGACGTGACGGTGCGCCTGAGCGCCGATTATCTGATCCACGACTTGCAGACCGGTCATTTCGTCACGGTACTGCGCTTTATCTCCCCGCTCACCGAACGGTTGGGGGTCAGCGAAACCCGGTTTTACCAACTGCTGGCCGGTGAGCTACGCGCCTACATGACCGACCATCCCCACCTGGCCGAACGCTTTGCATTGTTTGATCTCTTCAAACCCGAGATCATCCGAGTGGTGCTCAACCCCGTGAAGTTAACCTTCTGCGAACATGACGGCGGCAGCCGCATGTTGCCCAATTATCTTCAGGATTTGCTAAACCCGCTGTGGCTAGTCACACAGGAGTCAGTACAATGA
- a CDS encoding lysine N(6)-hydroxylase/L-ornithine N(5)-oxygenase family protein, with product MKEQLDFIGIGIGPFNLSISALAQPLPDFRTRFFERKPHFAWHPGMLVPDCHMQTSFLKDLVSAVEPCSPFSFINYLVQKKKFYRFLTTEMRTVSRDEFSDYLGWAADNMDNLSFNVPVYAVDFDDQRQRFIVETQDGVWQARHVCVGIGKQPYLPECVSNITDDCFHASEMNLRKPTLAGKTITVVGGGQSGADLFLNILRGEWGDPAHINWVSRRNNFNALDEAPFANEYFTPDYVTSFLGLEENTKQGMLTEQKMTSDGITAESLLAIYRELYHRFDVLRQPRNAILLPSRSLTALYQTGSGYQLQLHHKLDNGQDLLQSDVVIFATGYRSARPEVLSPMHRRLSVSDEGSYQINPDFTLDWRGPGENHLFAVNSSMQQHGIAEPQLSLMAWRSASILNRALGKEYFDLSMPPSFIEWRSGINPTTASHDKMTRDSNTA from the coding sequence ATGAAAGAACAACTGGATTTCATCGGCATCGGCATTGGTCCGTTCAACTTGAGTATTTCCGCCCTGGCGCAGCCGTTGCCCGATTTCCGTACCCGCTTTTTTGAACGTAAACCCCACTTTGCCTGGCACCCCGGCATGCTGGTGCCCGACTGCCATATGCAGACCTCGTTTCTGAAGGATCTGGTCAGCGCGGTGGAACCTTGCAGCCCTTTCAGTTTCATCAACTATTTGGTGCAGAAAAAGAAATTCTACCGTTTTCTGACAACCGAGATGCGCACCGTCTCACGGGACGAATTCTCCGACTATCTCGGCTGGGCCGCCGATAACATGGATAACCTCTCCTTCAACGTGCCGGTTTATGCCGTCGACTTCGACGACCAGCGGCAGCGTTTCATCGTCGAGACGCAGGATGGCGTCTGGCAGGCGCGTCATGTCTGCGTGGGTATCGGCAAACAGCCCTATCTGCCGGAGTGCGTCAGCAACATCACAGACGACTGCTTCCACGCCAGTGAAATGAATCTGCGCAAACCAACGCTGGCGGGCAAAACCATCACCGTGGTCGGCGGCGGGCAAAGCGGCGCCGATCTTTTCCTGAATATATTGCGCGGTGAATGGGGCGACCCTGCGCACATCAACTGGGTATCGCGGCGTAACAATTTCAATGCGCTGGATGAAGCGCCGTTCGCCAACGAATACTTCACGCCGGACTATGTCACCAGTTTCCTCGGCCTGGAGGAAAACACCAAACAAGGTATGCTGACGGAACAGAAAATGACGTCGGACGGCATTACCGCGGAGTCACTGCTGGCGATCTATCGCGAACTGTACCATCGCTTTGACGTGCTACGGCAGCCGCGCAACGCCATACTGCTGCCTAGCCGTTCCCTGACGGCCTTATACCAAACCGGATCGGGCTACCAGCTCCAGCTTCACCATAAGCTGGACAACGGCCAGGATCTGTTGCAAAGCGACGTAGTGATCTTTGCGACCGGCTATCGCTCTGCCCGGCCTGAGGTACTGTCACCGATGCACCGCCGTCTGTCCGTCTCCGACGAGGGCAGCTATCAGATTAACCCCGACTTCACGCTGGACTGGCGCGGTCCCGGAGAAAATCACCTGTTCGCGGTCAATTCCAGCATGCAGCAGCACGGTATCGCCGAGCCGCAGTTAAGCCTGATGGCCTGGCGTTCCGCCAGTATTCTTAATCGGGCGCTGGGAAAAGAATATTTCGATCTCAGCATGCCCCCTTCGTTTATCGAATGGCGCAGCGGGATCAATCCCACCACGGCAAGTCACGATAAGATGACGCGTGACAGCAACACAGCATGA
- a CDS encoding TonB-dependent siderophore receptor, producing the protein MKKIHWVIPPSLLTALIPGIGQAQSANDQMVVSASRTLRTVEQMAQTTWVIDSDQIEQQVQGGKELKDVLAQLIPGLDVSSQSRTNYGMNMRGRSIIVMVDGVRLNSSRSDSRQLDSIDPFNIDHIEVISGATSLYGGGSTGGLINLVTKKGQADRQVELELGSKSGFGGNRDHDDRVAAAVGGGNENIAGRLSVAYQKFGAWYDGKGNDVLLDNTQTGLQYSDRLDVMGTGTLNIDENQQIQLVTQYYKSEGDGKHGLYLGENFSAVTGNGQAGNSSGLHSDRLSGTERHLISLQYGNTDFWGQSLVAQVYYRDEAQSFYPFPTLSSGRVSSLSSSEQNTSQYGAKLTFNSTPLDALTLTYGIDADHETFDANQMFFDLARASQSGGLDNQQIFSVARYPDYSITNLAPFLQTSYDITPMFTLSGGVRYQWTKNKVKDFIGYTQQQGIANGTATSADTIPGGGTDYNNVLFNAGILAHLTEKQQAWFNFSQGIELPDPGKYYGLGNYQLVNGHYQLLNSVNINQSKMEGIKVDSYELGWRYTGDNLHTQIAAYYSLSDRSVEVNRADMTIFVKPNERRIYGVEGAADYFFSDSDWSTGVNFNLVKSELKSNGSWDKLDVRDASASKTVAYVNWAPDDWSLRLQTQQTFDVSDAAGRKIDGYNTLDFIGSYALPVGKISFSVENLLDKQYTTTWGQRAPLQYSPTYGPTSLYEYKGRGRTFGLTYSAVF; encoded by the coding sequence ATAAAAAAAATACACTGGGTAATCCCTCCATCGCTGTTGACCGCGCTTATTCCGGGCATCGGACAGGCGCAGTCCGCTAATGACCAGATGGTGGTCAGCGCCAGCCGTACGCTTCGCACGGTCGAACAGATGGCGCAAACCACCTGGGTCATTGACAGCGATCAGATTGAACAGCAGGTGCAAGGCGGCAAAGAACTGAAGGACGTGCTGGCGCAGTTGATTCCAGGTCTGGACGTCAGCAGCCAGAGCCGGACAAACTACGGCATGAACATGCGCGGACGCAGCATCATCGTCATGGTCGATGGCGTCCGCCTGAACTCCTCGCGTTCGGACAGCCGACAGCTTGACTCAATCGATCCGTTCAACATCGACCATATCGAGGTGATATCCGGGGCGACCTCACTCTACGGCGGCGGCAGCACCGGCGGATTGATCAATCTGGTGACCAAAAAAGGACAGGCGGATCGGCAGGTCGAGCTGGAGCTGGGCAGCAAAAGCGGTTTCGGCGGCAATCGCGATCATGACGATCGCGTCGCGGCGGCGGTGGGCGGCGGTAACGAGAATATCGCCGGCCGACTTTCCGTCGCTTATCAAAAATTTGGCGCCTGGTACGACGGCAAAGGCAATGACGTATTACTGGATAATACCCAGACCGGTCTGCAATACTCCGATCGCCTCGACGTGATGGGAACCGGCACGTTGAATATTGATGAAAATCAGCAAATTCAATTGGTTACCCAGTATTATAAAAGCGAGGGCGACGGCAAACATGGGCTTTATCTTGGCGAAAACTTCTCCGCCGTGACCGGCAACGGGCAGGCTGGCAACAGCAGCGGCCTGCATTCAGACCGTCTCTCCGGCACCGAACGTCATCTGATCAGTCTGCAATACGGCAACACCGATTTCTGGGGACAGAGTTTGGTGGCGCAGGTTTATTACCGCGACGAAGCACAGTCCTTCTACCCCTTCCCGACGCTAAGCAGCGGCAGGGTAAGCAGCCTGTCATCCTCCGAGCAAAACACCAGCCAGTATGGGGCCAAACTCACCTTTAACAGCACCCCGCTTGACGCGTTAACGCTGACCTACGGTATTGACGCCGATCATGAAACGTTCGACGCTAACCAGATGTTCTTCGATCTGGCGCGCGCCAGCCAGTCCGGGGGACTGGACAACCAGCAGATTTTCAGCGTTGCGCGTTACCCAGACTATAGCATCACCAATCTGGCGCCGTTCCTGCAAACCAGCTACGACATCACGCCGATGTTTACGCTCAGCGGTGGCGTACGCTATCAGTGGACCAAAAATAAGGTAAAGGATTTTATCGGTTACACCCAGCAGCAGGGTATCGCCAATGGCACCGCGACATCCGCGGACACGATCCCCGGCGGCGGCACCGACTACAACAACGTATTGTTTAACGCGGGTATCCTCGCCCATCTGACGGAAAAACAGCAGGCATGGTTTAATTTTTCACAGGGCATCGAGTTACCGGACCCTGGCAAATACTATGGGCTGGGAAATTACCAGTTGGTTAACGGCCATTACCAGTTGCTTAACAGCGTCAACATTAACCAGTCCAAAATGGAAGGCATCAAGGTCGACTCCTATGAACTGGGCTGGCGCTACACCGGCGATAATCTGCATACCCAAATTGCGGCTTATTATTCCCTTTCGGATAGGTCGGTCGAAGTTAACCGGGCAGACATGACCATTTTCGTCAAACCCAATGAACGCCGCATCTATGGTGTGGAAGGCGCCGCTGATTATTTCTTTAGCGACAGCGACTGGAGCACCGGGGTGAACTTCAATCTGGTCAAATCCGAACTCAAATCCAATGGCTCGTGGGATAAGCTGGACGTGCGGGATGCCAGCGCGTCAAAAACCGTCGCTTATGTCAACTGGGCGCCTGATGACTGGTCGCTGCGTCTGCAAACCCAGCAAACGTTCGACGTTTCGGATGCGGCCGGCCGGAAAATCGACGGCTACAATACCCTCGATTTTATCGGCAGCTATGCGCTACCGGTCGGCAAAATCAGCTTTAGCGTGGAAAACCTGTTGGACAAGCAGTACACCACTACCTGGGGGCAACGGGCGCCGCTCCAATACAGCCCGACCTATGGCCCAACATCGCTATATGAATATAAAGGACGCGGCCGTACCTTTGGTCTGACCTATTCCGCCGTCTTTTAA
- a CDS encoding type III effector HopF2, whose protein sequence is MGHCVSKSSAPGFIPVSGGGIEGSASTSSGSTSWSNVVSNIKNPDGDSRVDTLIDMIGMIYDASKTLRERVNRVDREGGVSLRIVPDSDIGQSFGHAETRFPSREAVIAESTAQNAKGNYFRPLNIMLLELSNMSRAAEFKQVRDKFSQGLAGPERTAHDSEKVEYQTALDMGRYYKEAKSVIQSLDYGSPSLWVLDEYEDPRYSTFDAYFRTMCETGHTDAYRNNLQRYIDEHR, encoded by the coding sequence ATGGGACATTGTGTATCGAAATCGTCGGCACCAGGCTTTATTCCTGTTAGTGGTGGCGGCATTGAGGGAAGCGCGAGTACCTCCAGCGGCAGTACATCCTGGTCTAATGTCGTGTCGAATATTAAAAATCCAGATGGCGACAGCAGAGTCGATACGCTGATCGATATGATTGGCATGATATATGACGCATCAAAAACACTCCGGGAAAGAGTGAATCGTGTTGATAGGGAAGGCGGCGTCTCCCTGCGTATTGTGCCTGACAGCGATATCGGACAGAGTTTCGGGCATGCGGAAACCCGGTTTCCCAGCCGGGAAGCGGTGATAGCCGAATCCACGGCGCAAAACGCGAAGGGCAACTATTTTCGTCCTTTGAATATTATGCTTTTGGAATTAAGCAACATGAGCAGAGCCGCGGAGTTCAAGCAAGTCAGAGACAAATTTTCTCAGGGCTTGGCCGGCCCCGAAAGGACTGCTCATGATAGCGAAAAGGTTGAGTATCAGACCGCGCTGGATATGGGCCGGTATTACAAGGAAGCAAAATCGGTTATTCAGAGCCTGGATTACGGTTCTCCCTCTTTATGGGTTTTAGATGAATATGAAGACCCGCGTTATTCCACCTTTGATGCGTATTTCAGAACCATGTGTGAAACAGGGCACACGGATGCCTACAGAAATAATTTGCAACGCTACATAGACGAGCATCGTTAA
- the sgrT gene encoding glucose uptake inhibitor SgrT, with amino-acid sequence MAISQLYRFYQTYLLTCNAKWLRWMSAEQRMALLQQATQWRIEAMSEEEYRHWI; translated from the coding sequence GTGGCGATTTCCCAATTGTATCGGTTCTATCAGACCTATCTTTTGACGTGCAACGCGAAATGGCTGCGCTGGATGTCTGCTGAGCAGCGCATGGCATTATTGCAGCAAGCGACGCAGTGGCGAATTGAGGCGATGTCGGAAGAGGAATACCGTCACTGGATATAG